The nucleotide window TTGTATCTTAAGTTTATTTATGAGTACTTATTTGAGAAGATTAATAATGATATTGAAGATTTTGATCACCTCTATCGTCCTAAGGATTTTAATGAACTTCAATATCAACTTGATGCTGTAAGTCAGGCAAAAGAAATTATCAAAGAACACAATGGAGTTTTTTTATCTGATGTTGTAGGTCTTGGTAAAACATACATGGGAGCACTTCTCTTGCAACAGCTTAAAGGAGGGAGTGTTGTAATTGCACCTCCTGCTCTTATTGATAAACATAATCCTGGTGGGTGGTATCGAGTACTTCAAAACTTTGAAATTACTAATTTTGAAGTTGTATCAATAGGAAAACTTGAAGATATTGAAAAAGATGATATCAGATATCAGAATGTGTTAATTGATGAATCACACCTATTTAGAAATGAGGATTCTGAGCGTTACTCAATACTTAAAAGAATTTGTCGTGGAAAAAATGTAATACTAGTCTCTGCAACTCCATTTAATAATAAACCAGAAGATCTTCTAAGTCAGATAAAGCTTTTCCAAGATTCACACAACTCCACACTTCCAAATCCAAAAGTTTCAGATCTAGATAAATACTTTAAATCCTTAAGAAAAAAACTAAATAAGTATGATAAAGTCGAACAAAAAGAGGACTATGAACGTGTAAGTAATGAAATAACAGCAGACCTCAGAGAAAATGTACTTCAACATATAATGGTACGTCGTACAAGACAAGATATTTCAAAAAATTACTCAAAAGATCTTCAAAGAAACAACATGGAATTTCCAAAGGTAAACAAACCACAGCCAATCTACTATGAATTTGATGAAAAACTAGATAAAATATTTGATGAATCACTAGATGTCATATCAAAACAATTAACATTTGCAAGATACATGCCACTAAGTGAACAATATAGTAAAAATCCACTAAATAATCAATCACAAAAAAATATGGTAGGATTTATCAAAGTATTATTCATGAAACGACTTGAAAGTGGAATAGCAGCATTTAAAAAGACAATAAACACAGCAGTAACAATACACCAGCAGATTGTAAAAACATTCAAAGAAAAAAAAGTATTCTACACATCAAAAAGCTATATTAAAAAAATCTATGAACTAATGGAAAATGATGACCTTGATGCAATTGAGGAAATGATAAATGAAGGCAAAGAAATAAAAGCCTATGCAAAAAGTGAATTCAAACCAGCATTTATCCGTGATATAAAACATGACCTGGAACTCTTAAAATATGTCCAGGATCTCTGGGAAGACATAATAGAATATCCAAAAAATGAAAAACTAATAGAATTACTTAAAACTGATGAATTTAAAGATAAAAAAGTAATACTCTTCACAGAATTTGTAGATACAGCAGACTTCCTTGAAGCAAAGATAAAAGAAGAACTAACACCAAGAGTAATGAAATACACAGGAAATTCAAAAAAAGACTTACATGAAATAATAATAAAAAACTTTGATGCAAATGTATCAGATGAAAAACAAGAAGATGACTATGACATACTAATTGCAACAGATGTACTCTCACATGGTGTAAACCTACACAGATCAAACATAATAATAAACTATGACATACCATGGAATCCAACAAAAATCATGCAAAGAGTAGGACGTGTAGAAAGACTAGGAACCAAATTTGATGAAATAAACATCTATAACTTCCTACCAACAACACAAATAGAAGATGCAATAGGAATAGAACAAATAGCAGAAGATAAAATAAACAAATTCATCAACCTCCTAGGAAATGATTCACAACTACTAACAGAAGAACCAATACTATCACACGACCTATTTAATAAAATCAATGGACAACAAGAAGATGAAGATGATGAAGAAATAGAAACAGAACTACAATACCTCCGTGAAATACGTGACATTCGTGATGATAATCCTGAACTGTATAAAAAAATTGAACAAATACCAAAAAAAGCAAGAGTAACACTAAATGGAGAACAAACAGAACTTATAACATTATTACGTTCAAACAAGTTTAAAAAAATACTAAAAACAACACAAGATGGAAAAACAGAAGAAATAGACTTCCTAACTGCAGCAAAACAATTCAAATCAAAAGAAAATGAAATACCACAAAAAACAGATGAACAATACTATGAATACTTAAATAAAAACATTAACTCA belongs to Methanosphaera sp. and includes:
- a CDS encoding helicase-related protein; this encodes MSSDKTFITNEEGNKLEDRLNFLLKRSDFFDCLVGYFYITGFYKLQDQLEDIGKIRILIGMGVDFKTFEALKMSKKDNVNDRIPSAHLKDQVSENIIEEMDNSPDMASVEGGIRKFISWIRSGKLEIKAYKKRSIHSKLYIMTLDDEQVSDGHVITGSSNLTAPGLDHNLEFNVELKNSGDFNFAKEKFNELWDDAVDVTEDYVNTLSEKTWLNDSITPYELYLKFIYEYLFEKINNDIEDFDHLYRPKDFNELQYQLDAVSQAKEIIKEHNGVFLSDVVGLGKTYMGALLLQQLKGGSVVIAPPALIDKHNPGGWYRVLQNFEITNFEVVSIGKLEDIEKDDIRYQNVLIDESHLFRNEDSERYSILKRICRGKNVILVSATPFNNKPEDLLSQIKLFQDSHNSTLPNPKVSDLDKYFKSLRKKLNKYDKVEQKEDYERVSNEITADLRENVLQHIMVRRTRQDISKNYSKDLQRNNMEFPKVNKPQPIYYEFDEKLDKIFDESLDVISKQLTFARYMPLSEQYSKNPLNNQSQKNMVGFIKVLFMKRLESGIAAFKKTINTAVTIHQQIVKTFKEKKVFYTSKSYIKKIYELMENDDLDAIEEMINEGKEIKAYAKSEFKPAFIRDIKHDLELLKYVQDLWEDIIEYPKNEKLIELLKTDEFKDKKVILFTEFVDTADFLEAKIKEELTPRVMKYTGNSKKDLHEIIIKNFDANVSDEKQEDDYDILIATDVLSHGVNLHRSNIIINYDIPWNPTKIMQRVGRVERLGTKFDEINIYNFLPTTQIEDAIGIEQIAEDKINKFINLLGNDSQLLTEEPILSHDLFNKINGQQEDEDDEEIETELQYLREIRDIRDDNPELYKKIEQIPKKARVTLNGEQTELITLLRSNKFKKILKTTQDGKTEEIDFLTAAKQFKSKENEIPQKTDEQYYEYLNKNINSFKEIINKYNKQELSRPEKNVLNLVKFVLSQKSQLNTYDRNYFIKLEKLIKQGTLSNNEIKKIQQQTKGEKNIQQIRYKISQILNYDIMNTKIRETKDENFTEVMLSEYTIGD